A window from Cydia strobilella chromosome 9, ilCydStro3.1, whole genome shotgun sequence encodes these proteins:
- the LOC134744268 gene encoding testis-expressed protein 2 has product MELSGSGKSPNASLSFRYNANNEELEELYHMCDDDPPTPQNDPPSSQNETASPKKADKSSSILDKYFKSMRTEKPPDKETDDPKSEPKPVDDTKPAVPPKEVTSSPMKEYLNRLGKRTTTSEGSIDAKESSNETWKIFHDFKFKIAQAVEDIKTRSVEETKEKSVPRENSTSDSEENSAIKDSDQQSVGDTDNQVSSLHSSIQNLSEITQPVTAKPTDLESSLPLEKNNSESSDDTHKNLASESENGTGDLLDDSSMLEVESGVEALEDTNIDALGDVNLYKDSEDKNPPVLNILPCTVQRSITPTNFGSPLSKNSIPTETPRHYFFNFTMYILTFLLIVNYLLFPNSHAWNGFLLGVWTVTFGSNLKQWVLATYFSTDKEPRTSFFQFKRSSAVPYTYSVPNVKEHRPMKKHEGWINHYRFHEYDAYTYHINKTTTAFMKLEGCNLRISYTKTKIAKRALWDEKIDKVVFYQHRLYNLTGAKVFLLPNGLVSKRQWSKKYPICITLNENETIQVLEKENLPEKKPGEASESKKKEQESETTESNTSPEKKKRFVWRKKEKSLSQDAETPGREGLRHRLVRKMHREKKPDNVSTATEPDSQTEKTLQEELNEDELTSAPANGKDEVLDDDLDETEISRLKEFLDETEPETVEGAAEGEWSLHVKHSKDKHSRLFLFARTGRDKLEWFRRIHQAIAEANPSLESSVAEDNCTSDLAPDTKEGIEMAVYKVSEKDTVSFPKPNNKANPVPSEIPTTVTDWSSYEKTFWPYLIKIMQPKSAPSTCDCRVLPAEVSWVNTVLARVMYDVMRDPHIMMRVQNRIQRKLNTLKLPSFMSPLVVTELSLAGACPLVERVGGVTWDERGVWLDADLRYDGGATITILTNINLMKLKEKNLTLEEKLLLTEEHVVENDHIVLGTGMFSEKQLRKRKPAIFDSEVEDSAESSSDDESPPVQPVDSNEAIQTQELASATSESGSSKKKFLRMVDKISTNKYFQQVTDFKYVKRAMEGLSNTDIKLQVEIQGLEGRLALNLPPPPHDRLWIGFRTNPQLVLKARPAVGARTLRFAHISNWIEHKLSKEFEKVLVLPNMEDIAVDVMTPTPVFAEST; this is encoded by the exons ATGGAACTGTCCGGCTCGG GGAAATCCCCAAACGCCTCGTTGTCCTTTAGATACAATGCTAACAATGAGGAACTGGAAGAGTTGTACCACATGTGTGATGATGATCCCCCTACACCCCAAAATGACCCTCCCAGTAGTCAGAACGAAACCGCGAGTCCGAAGAAAGCAGATAAAAGCTCATCTATACTAGACAAATATTTCAAATCAATGAGAACAGAAAAACCGCCAGATAAAGAAACTGATGATCCAAAATCTGAGCCCAAACCTGTAGATGACACTAAACCAGCTGTTCCTCCCAAAGAAGTAACATCATCTCCTATGAAAGAGTATTTAAACCGTTTAGGAAAGCGGACTACTACTTCAGAAGGCTCCATTGATGCTAAAGAAAGCTCCAATGAAACTTGGAAGATCTTCCATGACTTTAAGTTCAAAATAGCACAAGCTGTTGAGGATATTAAAACTCGTTCTGTAGAAG aaacaaaagaaaaatcaGTGCCAAGAGAGAATTCTACATCAGATTCAGAAGAAAACTCTGCCATCAAAGACTCTGATCAACAAAGTGTTGGAGATACTGACAACCAG GTATCATCTCTTCACAGTAGCATTCAGAATCTTTCTGAAATCACGCAGCCGGTCACGGCCAAGCCTACCGACCTCGAGTCGAGTCTtcctttagaaaaaaataattcggAATCCAGTGATGATACACATAAGAATTTAG ccagtGAATCAGAAAACGGTACGGGAGATTTACTAGATGACAGCAGTATGTTAGAAGTGGAGTCTGGCGTCGAAGCCCTGGAGGACACCAACATCGACGCGCTCGGAGACGTCAACCTGTACAAAGACTCTGAGGACAAGAACCCTCCCGTCCTGAACATCCTCCCCTGTACCGTACAGAGGTCAATCACCCCCACAAATTTCGGATCCCCACTAAGCAAAAATAGTATACCAACAGAAACTCCTAGGCACTACTTCTTTAATTTCACAATGTATATTCTTACTTTTTTACTAATTGTTAACTACCTCCTATTCCCTAACTCCCACGCCTGGAATGGGTTCCTGCTCGGCGTATGGACGGTTACATTTGGAAGCAATTTGAAGCAGTGGGTTTTAGCCACTTATTTTAGTACTGACAAGGAGCCTAGAACTAGCTTTTTTCAGTTTAAGCGCAGCAGTGCTGTACCGTACACGTACAGTGTTCCTAATGTTAAAGAGCATAGACCAATGAAGAAACATGAG GGATGGATAAACCATTATAGGTTTCATGAATATGATGCTTACACGTATCAcatcaacaaaacaacaaccGCATTTATGAAATTAGAAG gcTGCAATTTAAGGATATCTTACACAAAGACAAAAATAGCGAAGAGAGCGCTTTGGGATGAAAAAATAGACAAAGTAGTTTTCTACCAGCATAGATTGTATAATTTAACAGGAGCCAAAGTATTCCTGCTGCCAAATGGACTTGTCAGTAAAAG ACAATGGAGCAAAAAATATCCCATATGTATCACATTAAATGAAAATGAGACAATACAAGTACTTGAGAAAGAAAATCTGCCCGAGAAAAAACCTGGTGAAGCATCAGAGAGTAAAAAGAAGGAACAAGAGTCAGAGACCACCGAATCTAACACCAGCCCggaaaagaagaagagatttgtatggagaaagaaagaaaaaag CCTTTCACAAGATGCAGAGACGCCTGGGAGAGAAGGTCTGCGTCATCGGCTCGTCAGAAAAATGCATAGAG aaaaaaaaccggataaCGTGTCCACCGCCACAGAACCAGACAGCCAAACGGAAAAAACTTTACAAGAAGAATTGAACGAGGATGAGCTGACCAGTGCGCCCGCCAACGGCAAAGACGAAGTCCTCGACGACGATCTGGACGAGACCGAGATTTCCAGGCTGAAGGAGTTTTTGGACGAAACT GAGCCGGAGACAGTAGAGGGCGCGGCGGAAGGGGAGTGGAGCTTACACGTGAAACATTCTAAAGACAAGCACTCACGGCTGTTTCTGTTCGCGAGGACGGGTCGCGACAAACTTGAGtg GTTCCGACGAATACACCAGGCTATAGCGGAGGCGAATCCGTCACTCGAGTCTTCCGTCGCTGAAGACAATTGTACGAGCGATCTCGCGCCCGACACCAAGGAGGGCATAGAGATGGCCGTCTACAAAGTTTCTGAGAAGGATACCGTCTCCTTCCCGAAGCCCAAT AACAAAGCTAATCCAGTGCCGTCGGAAATTCCTACTACCGTTACGGATTGGAGCTCGTATGAGAAAACGTTTTGGCCATATCTAATAAAAATCATGCAG CCTAAATCAGCTCCGTCCACGTGCGACTGCCGAGTGCTGCCCGCCGAAGTGTCGTGGGTGAACACGGTGCTGGCCCGAGTCATGTACGACGTCATGAGGGACCCGCACATCATGATGCGAGTGCAGAACAGGATACAGAGGAAACTTAACACGCTCAAG CTACCTTCGTTCATGTCGCCGCTGGTGGTGACGGAGCTGTCACTAGCAGGCGCGTGTCCGCTGGTGGAGCGCGTGGGCGGCGTGACGTGGGACGAGCGCGGCGTGTGGCTGGACGCCGACCTGCGCTACGACGGTGGCGCCACCATCACCATCCTCACCAACATCAACCTGATGAAGCTCAAGGAGAAGA ACCTAACATTGGAAGAAAAGCTATTACTGACTGAAGAGCACGTAGTGGAGAACGATCACATAGTTTTGGGGACCGGAATGTTCTCCGAAAAGCAGCTACGG AAACGCAAGCCCGCCATATTCGACAGCGAGGTGGAAGACTCGGCGGAATCTTCTAGTGACGACGAGAGCCCGCCTGTACAGCCCGTGGACAGCAACGAGGCGATACAAACGCAGGAGCT TGCATCGGCGACGTCAGAGAGCGGTTCATCGAAAAAGAAGTTCCTGAGAATGGTTGATAAGATATCtacaaataaatactttcagCAG GTAACCGACTTCAAATACGTGAAACGAGCTATGGAGGGCCTGTCGAACACGGACATCAAGCTACAAGTAGAGATCCAAGGGTTGGAGGGAAGGCTAGCTCTAAacctgccgccgccgcctcaCGACAGATTATGGATTGG TTTCCGCACGAACCCGCAGCTGGTGCTGAAGGCGCGGCCGGCGGTGGGCGCGCGCACGCTCCGCTTCGCGCACATCTCCAACTGGATCGAGCACAAGCTCAGCAAGGAGTTCGAGAAGGTGCTGGTGCTGCCCAACATGGAGGACATCGCCGTCGACGTCATGACCCCCACGCCCGTCTTCGCTGAATCCACTTAG